One part of the Hydrogenobacter sp. T-2 genome encodes these proteins:
- a CDS encoding winged helix-turn-helix domain-containing protein translates to MEGGEVSELFKALLDKLNDLLLSIRNDAMHIIQEGNYAKAQEYIILAQQVERFIAEMHVKYQEWQMLSNKPMLHQKSTALTKNEPYERINNITSQVKYKLPRGLRTPEQAYRIPILKALVELGGEAPMQEVLKKVYEQMKTILKPVDLEPLSSDPKKTPRWKNTAMWERFNMVRDGLLRGDSPRGIWAITERGREYLYYHKEYSQ, encoded by the coding sequence ATGGAAGGCGGAGAGGTTAGTGAATTATTCAAAGCATTACTGGATAAGTTAAATGATTTGCTGTTATCAATACGCAACGATGCTATGCATATAATACAAGAAGGTAATTATGCAAAGGCACAAGAATACATAATATTGGCACAGCAAGTAGAAAGATTTATTGCGGAAATGCATGTTAAATATCAAGAATGGCAGATGCTATCAAACAAACCGATGTTGCATCAAAAAAGCACGGCACTAACCAAAAATGAACCATATGAACGAATAAATAATATAACTTCACAAGTAAAATATAAACTGCCACGTGGACTTCGCACACCAGAGCAAGCTTATCGAATCCCAATCCTAAAAGCTCTTGTTGAGTTGGGTGGAGAAGCTCCAATGCAAGAAGTATTAAAAAAAGTTTACGAACAGATGAAAACTATCCTAAAGCCTGTTGACCTTGAACCACTGTCATCCGATCCAAAAAAAACCCCGCGATGGAAAAATACAGCCATGTGGGAGAGATTTAATATGGTAAGAGATGGTTTACTGCGCGGCGATTCTCCAAGAGGTATTTGGGCAATTACAGAACGTGGACGGGAATATTTATACTATCACAAAGAATACAGTCAGTAA
- a CDS encoding DUF72 domain-containing protein: MRVYIGCSGFFYKDWVGGFYPPLLKREDYIRFYSKYFEVVEINSSFYNLPNRGAVKSMLSRTSSLKFAFKANRVFTHHRNYLQEDVKKFLHAIEPVIEEDRFIAILFQFPESFGYREENLQHIKRLSEDFRGLQKVVEVRNKSFKKSDFYGFLEELGFSLVNTDAPKGGGFLVGPWVEVGGVNYVRLHGRDSEKPYDYLYSLEELKKIKEKIKKLGNKDTYVFFNNTVKARAVLNALQLKLLFGIRADIPKSLQSSLREKEWE, from the coding sequence TTGAGGGTATACATAGGCTGTAGTGGTTTTTTCTACAAAGACTGGGTGGGAGGGTTCTACCCTCCCCTTTTAAAGAGAGAGGATTACATAAGGTTCTATTCTAAATACTTTGAGGTTGTGGAGATAAACTCGTCCTTTTATAACCTTCCCAACAGAGGAGCTGTAAAAAGTATGCTTTCCAGAACTTCAAGTTTGAAGTTTGCTTTCAAAGCCAATAGAGTTTTCACCCACCATAGAAACTATCTCCAAGAAGACGTTAAGAAGTTTCTACATGCCATAGAGCCTGTCATTGAAGAGGATCGCTTTATTGCAATTCTTTTCCAATTTCCTGAAAGCTTTGGCTACAGAGAAGAAAACCTTCAGCATATAAAAAGACTCTCAGAGGATTTCAGAGGTTTGCAAAAGGTTGTTGAGGTAAGAAACAAGAGCTTCAAAAAGTCAGATTTTTATGGTTTCCTTGAAGAGCTTGGCTTCTCTCTCGTTAACACCGATGCACCGAAAGGAGGTGGCTTTCTTGTGGGTCCGTGGGTTGAGGTAGGTGGAGTAAACTATGTGAGACTTCATGGTAGAGACTCTGAAAAGCCTTACGACTACCTTTATTCCCTTGAAGAGCTCAAAAAGATAAAGGAAAAAATCAAAAAGTTAGGAAACAAGGACACATACGTGTTTTTTAACAACACGGTAAAAGCCCGAGCGGTGCTTAACGCACTTCAGCTAAAACTGCTTTTTGGCATAAGGGCAGACATTCCCAAAAGTCTTCAAAGTTCTCTTAGAGAGAAGGAGTGGGAATAG
- the mltG gene encoding endolytic transglycosylase MltG gives MRHLRFIFPAIILALLALYSFLPVKTQEKTVEITYGTPTKDIAFQLYKEGLLRNPLSFLFIHALYKKKLEAGEYEFKGLVYPWDIYEKLSKGLKKTYRITIPEGSDIYDIGRILEENHICSAKDFLKYALSEDTVKKYGLKVGSMEGFLFPDTYFFSKNTHPLRVIDVMHKNFLRRTEELRKNLEEKGLTLEEWVTIASMIEKETSKPEERPLVSAVIHNRLKRGMKLQIDPTVIYALKRRNMWEGRLTLRHLRLEDPYNTYVYFGLPPSPICNPGLESLKSALEPAEVNYLYFVADGSGGHYFSETYREHNRRVREFRNARR, from the coding sequence ATGAGACACCTAAGGTTCATTTTCCCAGCTATTATTTTAGCACTCCTTGCCCTTTATTCTTTCCTACCTGTAAAAACACAAGAGAAAACTGTAGAAATAACATACGGCACGCCTACAAAGGATATAGCCTTCCAGTTATACAAAGAAGGACTTTTGAGAAACCCATTGAGTTTTCTATTTATTCACGCTTTATACAAGAAAAAACTTGAGGCTGGAGAATACGAGTTCAAGGGTCTTGTATACCCTTGGGACATATACGAAAAGCTCAGCAAGGGTCTAAAGAAGACTTACAGAATAACCATACCAGAAGGCTCAGATATATATGATATAGGAAGAATCTTGGAAGAAAACCACATATGCTCCGCAAAAGACTTTCTAAAGTATGCCCTTTCTGAGGACACCGTTAAGAAATATGGTCTTAAGGTAGGCAGTATGGAAGGCTTTCTTTTTCCAGACACCTACTTCTTTTCAAAAAACACCCACCCTCTCAGGGTTATAGATGTAATGCACAAAAACTTCCTAAGAAGAACCGAGGAGCTTAGGAAAAACCTTGAAGAAAAGGGACTTACCCTCGAAGAGTGGGTCACCATAGCATCCATGATAGAGAAGGAAACTTCAAAGCCCGAAGAGAGACCTCTCGTGTCCGCAGTTATACACAACAGACTAAAAAGGGGTATGAAACTGCAGATAGACCCTACCGTTATATACGCACTAAAAAGAAGAAATATGTGGGAAGGTCGCCTTACACTAAGACATCTTAGACTGGAAGACCCCTATAACACTTACGTTTATTTTGGTCTTCCACCCTCTCCCATATGCAACCCTGGGCTTGAATCCCTAAAGTCCGCTCTTGAACCTGCAGAGGTTAATTATTTATACTTTGTTGCAGATGGTTCGGGTGGACACTATTTTAGTGAAACCTATCGGGAACACAACAGAAGGGTAAGGGAATTTAGAAATGCAAGAAGGTAG
- a CDS encoding SAM hydrolase/SAM-dependent halogenase family protein, whose protein sequence is MAILTDFGLRDGFVGVMKGVILGINPEVQLIDISHEVEPFNILHGALLLKAHFSYFPKGTIFLCVVDPGVGSERLPIVVSSGGYTFVGPYNGLFDLALKNIEDKPKAYKINMEGFALSRINETFHGRDVFAPIAGWLSKGLAPQEVGSPIEYQFKLPWEEPEDMGDTVLGKILYFDRFGNGITNVPCGRYKEGYFRGQKLRVVSYFLEAEKGKPALVCGSFGLMEVFLPMENLKEKLGVRVGESITLKKTPT, encoded by the coding sequence GTGGCAATACTTACTGACTTTGGACTTAGAGATGGCTTTGTGGGAGTTATGAAGGGCGTAATACTTGGCATAAACCCCGAGGTTCAGCTAATTGACATAAGCCATGAAGTAGAGCCTTTTAATATACTTCATGGTGCCTTACTTTTAAAAGCTCATTTTTCTTATTTTCCAAAGGGCACGATATTTCTATGTGTGGTGGACCCAGGTGTAGGCTCCGAAAGACTTCCAATAGTGGTTAGCTCTGGAGGGTATACCTTCGTAGGACCTTACAATGGACTTTTTGACCTTGCCCTTAAAAATATAGAAGATAAGCCTAAGGCATACAAGATAAATATGGAAGGATTTGCCCTCTCAAGAATAAATGAGACCTTTCATGGTAGAGATGTGTTTGCACCTATAGCTGGGTGGTTAAGTAAGGGTTTAGCCCCTCAAGAAGTTGGAAGTCCAATAGAGTATCAGTTTAAACTTCCATGGGAAGAGCCAGAAGATATGGGAGATACAGTGCTGGGAAAAATACTCTACTTTGACCGTTTTGGTAATGGCATAACCAATGTGCCCTGTGGCAGGTATAAGGAGGGATATTTCAGAGGACAGAAGTTAAGGGTGGTTTCTTACTTTCTTGAGGCGGAGAAAGGTAAGCCTGCCCTTGTGTGTGGAAGTTTTGGTCTTATGGAAGTGTTCCTACCTATGGAAAACCTTAAGGAAAAACTTGGAGTTAGGGTTGGAGAGTCTATTACCTTGAAAAAAACACCCACATAG
- the atpA gene encoding F0F1 ATP synthase subunit alpha: MATITYEEALQLLREQIKGFEASAKMEEVGVVYYVGDGVARAYGLDNVMANELVEFEGGTMGLAFNLEEDNVGIIVLGSESGIREGSIVRRTGRILDAPVGEGLIGRVIDPLGNPLDGKGPIKYEYRSPVEKIAPGVVKRKSVHEPLQTGIKAIDAMIPIGRGQRELIIGDRSTGRTTICIDTILNQKDTDVYCIYVAVGQKRSTTARIIELLERSGAMEYTCVVVASATDPASLQYLAPFVGCTIGEYFRDNGKHALIIYDDLSKHAEAYRQLSLLMRRPPGREAYPGDVFYLHSRLLERAAKLNDEMGAGSLTALPIIETKAGDVAAYIPTNVISITDGQIYLEPDLFNKGIRPAINVGLSVSRVGGAAQIKAMKQVAGTLRLDLAQFRELEAFVQFASELDKATQQTINRGLRLVELLKQEPYNPIPVEKQIIAIYAGTNGYIDDLPPQSVRKFEKELYTYLDKESSDLLKEIREKKALDDQLKAKIDQALKDFKSKFIP, from the coding sequence ATGGCAACTATAACCTATGAGGAAGCTCTTCAGTTATTGAGAGAGCAGATAAAAGGCTTTGAAGCGTCCGCAAAGATGGAAGAGGTGGGTGTGGTCTACTACGTGGGTGATGGTGTGGCAAGGGCTTATGGGCTTGATAATGTGATGGCAAACGAGCTTGTGGAGTTTGAAGGCGGAACCATGGGACTTGCCTTTAACCTTGAAGAGGACAACGTGGGTATTATAGTGCTTGGTAGCGAAAGCGGTATAAGGGAAGGCTCAATAGTTAGAAGAACGGGAAGAATCTTGGACGCTCCTGTGGGTGAGGGGCTCATAGGAAGGGTTATAGACCCCTTGGGTAATCCTCTTGATGGAAAGGGTCCTATAAAGTATGAATACAGGTCTCCAGTGGAGAAGATAGCTCCAGGGGTTGTAAAGAGAAAGTCGGTCCATGAGCCACTCCAGACGGGTATAAAAGCTATAGATGCCATGATACCCATAGGAAGGGGTCAAAGAGAGTTAATAATTGGAGACAGGTCAACTGGAAGAACCACCATATGTATAGACACCATACTAAACCAGAAGGACACAGATGTCTATTGCATATACGTTGCCGTAGGTCAAAAGAGGTCAACTACTGCGAGGATTATAGAACTACTTGAGAGAAGTGGTGCTATGGAATACACTTGCGTGGTTGTGGCATCTGCCACGGACCCAGCATCTTTGCAATACCTTGCTCCCTTTGTAGGATGCACCATAGGAGAATACTTCAGAGACAACGGAAAGCACGCCCTTATCATCTATGATGACCTTTCAAAGCACGCAGAAGCCTACAGACAGCTTTCCCTTCTTATGAGAAGACCTCCTGGTAGAGAAGCATACCCTGGAGATGTCTTTTATCTGCACTCAAGGCTTTTGGAGCGTGCAGCAAAGCTAAATGACGAAATGGGTGCAGGTTCTCTTACCGCCTTGCCCATAATAGAAACCAAGGCGGGGGACGTGGCCGCCTACATTCCTACAAACGTTATATCCATAACCGATGGTCAGATTTACCTTGAGCCAGACCTCTTTAACAAGGGCATAAGACCCGCCATAAACGTGGGTCTTTCTGTTTCAAGGGTTGGTGGTGCGGCACAGATAAAGGCTATGAAACAGGTGGCTGGAACTCTCAGGCTTGACCTTGCACAGTTTAGAGAACTGGAAGCCTTTGTGCAGTTTGCCTCGGAGCTTGATAAGGCAACCCAGCAGACCATAAATAGAGGTCTTAGGCTTGTGGAGCTCCTAAAGCAAGAACCCTATAACCCTATTCCTGTTGAAAAGCAAATAATAGCCATATACGCAGGAACAAACGGATACATTGATGACCTACCGCCTCAGTCTGTAAGAAAGTTTGAGAAGGAGCTATATACATACCTTGACAAGGAAAGTTCAGACTTGCTAAAAGAGATAAGGGAGAAAAAAGCCCTTGATGACCAGCTTAAGGCAAAGATAGACCAAGCCCTAAAGGACTTCAAATCTAAGTTTATTCCTTGA
- a CDS encoding class I tRNA ligase family protein gives MMKVHEFLKENAISIGDNFVLLLEKLNLEEERYIRKIEQEVGEPAKMSKSKGNTVDPEEAIKKYGADTVRLYILFAGPVEKDFEWTEEGVQGAYRFLRRLWALFHQHLQGMKEATYYREEFANLSGNIREIRHKTYQTLKRYLSSIEDLSFNTAIASIMELLNTIQDFQPSDNLDYKVLRESFECILFMLYPITPHICEELWQSLGYNKPMVFYPFPEPDEKALVLEELEIPVQVNGKLRAVIRVPVDTEEAVAKELALKDPKISQWLNGKEVRKVIYIKNKLLNLVV, from the coding sequence ATGATGAAGGTGCATGAGTTTTTAAAAGAAAATGCCATATCCATAGGAGACAACTTTGTACTTCTACTTGAGAAGCTAAATCTTGAGGAGGAACGCTATATAAGAAAGATAGAGCAAGAGGTAGGTGAGCCCGCCAAAATGTCTAAATCAAAGGGAAATACCGTTGACCCAGAAGAGGCCATAAAGAAGTATGGAGCAGATACCGTAAGACTATATATACTCTTTGCAGGTCCTGTGGAGAAGGACTTTGAATGGACGGAAGAAGGCGTTCAAGGTGCTTATAGGTTTCTCAGAAGGCTCTGGGCTCTCTTCCATCAGCATCTTCAAGGTATGAAAGAAGCCACATATTACAGGGAAGAGTTTGCAAACCTCAGTGGAAACATCAGGGAGATAAGACACAAGACCTATCAGACCCTCAAAAGATACCTCTCAAGCATAGAAGACCTCTCCTTCAACACAGCCATAGCAAGCATAATGGAGCTTCTAAACACCATTCAAGACTTCCAACCTTCTGACAATTTGGACTACAAGGTGCTAAGAGAATCCTTTGAATGCATACTCTTCATGCTTTATCCTATTACACCCCACATATGCGAAGAGCTTTGGCAATCTCTTGGATATAACAAACCTATGGTTTTCTATCCCTTCCCAGAACCCGACGAGAAGGCTCTTGTCCTTGAAGAATTGGAAATTCCAGTGCAAGTAAATGGAAAGCTAAGGGCGGTTATAAGGGTGCCAGTGGATACAGAAGAGGCCGTGGCAAAAGAGCTTGCTCTCAAAGACCCAAAGATAAGCCAGTGGTTGAACGGTAAGGAAGTAAGAAAAGTCATATACATAAAGAACAAACTTCTCAACTTGGTGGTTTGA
- a CDS encoding HIT family protein, which translates to MKLLWAPWRSQYVEKVDEQEGCFLCEAVSQPEEKLRDYLVLHRGRRAFVIFNKFPYNPGHLMVAPIDHIGDYLLLDQETALEIHKLTRVCIQLIREVMKSHGINVGYNLGRAAGAGLESHIHLHLVPRWFGDTNFMQTLADTKVISQDLYELYDRMKPVFKRILDAS; encoded by the coding sequence ATGAAGCTCCTTTGGGCACCTTGGAGAAGCCAATACGTGGAAAAGGTAGACGAGCAAGAGGGATGCTTTCTCTGTGAAGCGGTATCTCAACCAGAGGAAAAGCTCAGAGATTATCTTGTTCTGCATCGTGGCAGGAGGGCTTTTGTTATATTTAACAAGTTTCCCTACAATCCTGGACATCTAATGGTGGCACCCATAGACCACATAGGGGATTATCTGCTTCTTGACCAAGAGACCGCGCTTGAAATACACAAGCTAACAAGAGTTTGTATACAGCTTATAAGGGAAGTGATGAAGTCTCACGGCATAAACGTAGGCTATAACCTTGGCAGGGCTGCAGGTGCTGGATTGGAAAGCCACATACATCTCCATCTCGTCCCAAGATGGTTTGGAGATACCAACTTTATGCAAACCCTTGCGGATACTAAGGTTATATCTCAAGACCTCTATGAGCTTTATGACAGGATGAAGCCCGTATTCAAAAGGATACTTGATGCTTCTTGA
- a CDS encoding thioredoxin family protein, which yields MFEGFEELTDRDFYEKAMAGEKPAVVLLTTPDNPQNQTFYERLIKFQRLYGDKINFYWLDVSKHTSAEDLGVFSFPTVLYFRDTMELERHDYTPEEEDVERAIRRLLRL from the coding sequence ATGTTTGAGGGCTTTGAAGAGCTTACAGATAGAGACTTTTACGAAAAAGCTATGGCTGGAGAAAAGCCAGCGGTTGTTTTGCTTACCACACCAGACAATCCACAGAACCAAACCTTTTACGAAAGGCTCATAAAGTTTCAGAGGCTCTATGGGGACAAGATAAACTTTTACTGGCTTGACGTTAGTAAACATACCAGTGCAGAAGACCTTGGGGTATTTAGCTTTCCTACAGTTCTCTACTTTAGGGACACTATGGAATTGGAGAGGCATGACTATACTCCAGAGGAAGAGGATGTAGAAAGGGCTATAAGGAGGCTTTTGAGGCTATGA
- the ruvX gene encoding Holliday junction resolvase RuvX, with product MKILSIDYGIKRIGLALGDTTLGIALPLEVIENKGEKTLQAISDKVIDLGVHTILIGLPLTQMGKEGQRAKEVKGFTEKLRDFLPEDVEIILWDERYTTEEAYRLMQGVGLKRKERLKDSLSAYIILLEYMESL from the coding sequence TTGAAGATACTTTCAATAGACTATGGTATTAAGCGTATAGGATTAGCCCTTGGAGATACGACCCTTGGTATAGCTTTACCGCTGGAGGTTATTGAAAATAAGGGTGAGAAAACCTTACAAGCTATATCTGATAAAGTAATAGACCTTGGAGTTCACACTATTCTGATAGGACTTCCTCTTACACAAATGGGGAAGGAGGGACAAAGGGCAAAAGAGGTAAAAGGATTTACAGAAAAACTAAGGGATTTCCTGCCAGAAGATGTTGAGATAATACTTTGGGATGAGAGATACACTACAGAAGAGGCTTATAGGCTCATGCAAGGTGTAGGCTTAAAGAGAAAGGAAAGACTGAAAGACAGCCTGTCAGCCTACATTATACTTCTGGAGTATATGGAAAGCTTATGA
- the smpB gene encoding SsrA-binding protein SmpB yields MAKESGELTVAYNKEAKAEYDILETYEAGIVLEGPEVKALRNRQTVSFKDSFVRIQDGEAWLYNLYIAPYRYATIKPPDPLRTRKLLLHKREILRLMGKVKEKGYTLIPLRVYFKKGKVKVEVALARGKKAHDRREELRQRDLERQLRRELKEGKIKL; encoded by the coding sequence ATGGCTAAAGAAAGTGGAGAGCTTACTGTAGCCTACAACAAGGAAGCAAAGGCGGAATACGACATATTGGAAACTTACGAAGCTGGAATAGTGCTTGAAGGTCCTGAGGTAAAGGCTCTCAGAAACAGACAGACGGTTTCTTTCAAAGACAGTTTTGTGAGGATTCAGGATGGAGAGGCATGGCTCTATAACCTGTATATTGCACCTTATCGTTATGCGACCATAAAACCTCCAGACCCACTCAGAACAAGAAAGCTCCTGCTTCATAAGAGGGAAATACTTAGGCTTATGGGAAAGGTAAAGGAAAAGGGTTATACCCTTATACCTTTAAGGGTATACTTCAAAAAGGGAAAGGTGAAGGTGGAGGTAGCTCTCGCTCGAGGCAAAAAGGCTCACGATAGAAGGGAAGAGCTCCGTCAAAGAGACCTTGAGAGACAGCTAAGAAGAGAACTAAAGGAAGGTAAAATAAAACTATAA
- a CDS encoding tetratricopeptide repeat protein, producing the protein MRDISKDAKELLEKALQEHMAGNIQQAIELYQQSIDIQPTAEAYTYMGWAYSMLGELETAIELCLKAIEIDPDFGNPYNDIGSYLMAMGRLDEAIPWLKRAITAPRYEPRQYPHMNLARIYLMKGMYKDALIEVENAIRVAPDYKPAHILRHQILAMLN; encoded by the coding sequence ATGAGGGATATAAGCAAGGATGCCAAGGAGCTTTTGGAGAAGGCTCTTCAGGAGCACATGGCTGGAAACATACAGCAAGCTATTGAACTATATCAGCAATCTATAGATATTCAGCCTACCGCAGAAGCCTACACTTACATGGGCTGGGCATACAGCATGCTCGGTGAACTTGAAACCGCAATAGAGCTGTGTTTGAAGGCTATAGAAATAGACCCTGATTTTGGAAACCCATACAACGACATAGGTTCATACCTTATGGCTATGGGAAGGCTTGACGAAGCCATTCCCTGGCTCAAGAGGGCAATAACTGCACCAAGATACGAACCAAGGCAATATCCTCACATGAACTTGGCAAGGATATATCTCATGAAGGGAATGTATAAGGATGCACTAATAGAAGTGGAGAATGCAATAAGGGTGGCACCAGACTACAAACCAGCTCATATATTGAGACATCAGATATTGGCTATGTTAAACTGA
- a CDS encoding polyprenyl synthetase family protein, translated as MENLQRWKEKIEGRLRDLLRPFEPQLLYQAMSYYLFQEGKRIRPLFLCAVCNALGGDMEDAITVGCAVEMVHNYSLIHDDLPALDNDSVRRGKPTCHLVFGEDLAILAGDALLTYAFEVLSKRENFRSIQDRELILLIRELAFDSGLNGMVGGQVMDIRKLSSQEEISLKKTARLFSFCFKAGGIVAKRSDLFRNLEVLGLKTGLLFQMVDDLKDKDGFYLLYGEALLEKIQELERECITLAKDIGIKTEEFLKLLEIVVGGGGGIRTPGGL; from the coding sequence ATGGAAAACCTCCAAAGATGGAAGGAGAAGATAGAAGGGAGGCTTAGAGACCTTCTAAGACCCTTTGAGCCACAGCTCCTTTACCAAGCTATGTCCTATTACCTTTTTCAGGAAGGTAAACGCATAAGACCTCTCTTTTTGTGTGCGGTATGCAACGCCCTTGGTGGTGATATGGAGGATGCCATTACTGTAGGCTGTGCGGTGGAGATGGTGCATAACTACTCTTTGATTCACGACGACCTTCCTGCACTTGATAACGATAGCGTAAGGAGAGGAAAACCCACATGCCATTTAGTTTTTGGTGAAGACCTTGCCATACTGGCGGGTGATGCCTTGCTTACTTATGCCTTTGAAGTGCTTTCAAAAAGGGAAAACTTCAGAAGCATACAAGACAGAGAACTTATATTACTCATCAGAGAACTTGCTTTTGATTCTGGACTTAATGGTATGGTGGGTGGACAGGTTATGGATATAAGAAAGCTCTCCTCTCAAGAAGAGATAAGCCTCAAGAAAACCGCAAGGCTTTTCTCCTTTTGTTTCAAAGCTGGTGGCATAGTAGCCAAAAGGTCAGACCTTTTTAGAAATCTTGAAGTTTTGGGTCTAAAGACAGGTTTGCTCTTTCAGATGGTGGATGACCTAAAGGACAAGGATGGCTTTTATCTTTTGTATGGCGAGGCTTTATTGGAAAAGATACAGGAACTTGAAAGAGAGTGTATAACTTTAGCTAAGGATATAGGCATAAAGACCGAGGAGTTTTTGAAACTTTTAGAGATTGTGGTTGGCGGAGGGGGAGGGATTCGAACCCCCGGTGGGCTGTGA
- a CDS encoding archaemetzincin family Zn-dependent metalloprotease, whose amino-acid sequence MQEGRFIYLAGFGVEKRLILATAKNIREVFGFEVRFSYITLSPRLGYNPYRRQYHASTILESLSRVHYPDMLKFAALLSFDLYEEGLNFVFGLAQLGGRYAVVSTYRLKSEDERLFFERVFKEVNHELGHTLGLMHCKNKKCVVRFSNSLQDVDAKSRFFCENCSKILPKP is encoded by the coding sequence ATGCAAGAAGGTAGATTCATATATTTAGCTGGTTTTGGTGTAGAAAAAAGACTTATACTTGCTACAGCGAAGAACATAAGAGAGGTGTTTGGCTTTGAAGTAAGATTCTCATATATCACACTTTCACCGAGACTGGGCTATAACCCTTATAGAAGACAATATCATGCCAGTACAATTTTAGAGTCCCTGTCAAGAGTCCACTATCCTGACATGTTAAAGTTTGCAGCACTTTTGTCCTTTGACCTCTACGAAGAAGGTTTGAATTTTGTATTTGGACTTGCCCAACTTGGCGGAAGGTATGCGGTGGTAAGCACATACAGATTAAAGAGTGAAGATGAGAGGCTTTTCTTTGAAAGGGTTTTCAAGGAGGTGAACCACGAACTGGGTCATACTCTTGGACTGATGCACTGTAAAAATAAAAAATGCGTTGTGAGATTCTCCAACAGTCTGCAGGATGTGGATGCCAAGAGTAGGTTTTTCTGTGAGAATTGTAGTAAAATACTTCCAAAACCCTAA
- a CDS encoding ABC transporter ATP-binding protein: MLLEIRNLNLYYDGNHVLKDINFELKEGEVLCIVGESGSGKTSILYSIIGLLPEKAKLEGSIKFKGQELVGLSEREYRSIRGRHISIVFQEPSVYLDPLYKVGIQVEEAYMAHFGKKGAREKALQALKKAGIKEVDRIYGSYPHHLSGGLKQRVCIAIATVCDPQLVLADEPTTALDVSIQSRILKLFRDMKEVSRSVILVTHDFGVVAEVADRVMVLKDGMMVEEGDVWSIFDNPKHPYTQELLRAI, encoded by the coding sequence ATGCTTCTTGAGATAAGGAACTTAAACCTTTACTACGATGGTAATCACGTTTTAAAGGATATAAACTTTGAGCTAAAAGAGGGTGAGGTGCTTTGCATAGTAGGCGAGTCAGGCTCTGGAAAAACTTCCATATTATACTCCATAATAGGACTTTTGCCAGAGAAGGCTAAACTTGAAGGCTCTATCAAGTTCAAAGGACAGGAATTGGTAGGTCTTTCAGAAAGGGAATACAGAAGCATACGAGGAAGGCACATATCAATAGTTTTCCAAGAACCCTCCGTCTATCTTGACCCTCTTTATAAGGTGGGTATCCAAGTAGAAGAAGCCTATATGGCACACTTTGGGAAAAAGGGTGCAAGGGAAAAGGCTCTTCAGGCACTCAAAAAGGCAGGCATTAAGGAGGTAGATAGGATATACGGTAGCTATCCTCATCATCTCTCAGGTGGGTTAAAGCAGAGGGTTTGCATTGCCATAGCTACCGTATGCGACCCACAGCTTGTGCTTGCGGATGAGCCCACCACTGCCTTAGATGTTTCCATTCAGAGTAGGATACTTAAACTCTTCAGAGATATGAAGGAGGTGAGCAGAAGCGTTATTCTTGTTACTCATGACTTTGGCGTTGTGGCGGAGGTGGCAGATAGGGTTATGGTTTTAAAGGATGGCATGATGGTGGAGGAAGGAGATGTGTGGAGTATCTTTGACAACCCAAAACACCCCTACACTCAAGAATTACTGAGGGCTATTTAG
- a CDS encoding YgaP family membrane protein, which translates to MEKNMAGWDRAIRIVLGVIFLYLAFTNGGVWWILGLIGIVFIGTSAIGYCPLYKVVGIKTG; encoded by the coding sequence ATGGAAAAGAACATGGCAGGTTGGGACAGGGCTATAAGGATAGTGTTGGGAGTGATTTTCCTTTACCTTGCTTTCACAAATGGCGGTGTTTGGTGGATACTGGGTTTAATAGGCATAGTGTTCATAGGGACTTCCGCTATAGGGTATTGCCCCCTGTATAAGGTGGTAGGCATAAAGACGGGTTGA